The Raphanus sativus cultivar WK10039 chromosome 2, ASM80110v3, whole genome shotgun sequence DNA segment TCTACATGCACATGAACCCACCCACCACTTTGACCATGTGCCCTTCATGTGAGCACGTGTCGgtcccaccaccaccaccacaaccacAACCTCAAGGTGCTGCGTTAGGACACCACCAGAGGTCGATGCCGGTCAATCCGTGGGCTCCTGCTACGAGGGTTTCTCACGGCTTGACGTTTGACGCGTTTCGTCCTCGGTCCTAGtctctctagtttttttttttttttttttgcaaccaAAAGGCATTCCGGTCATTTTACTCAGTTTCTTGGGGACCAGAtgcatgttgttgttgttgtcaacAAGTAGTATGTACtatttctagaaaaaaaatacatcaatATTTTCTCCCTTAAATCATCATCATGTGAGGCTAACAAGTAACAACAAATCATTACAATTACAGCCAATTATTCGATATTTATTACttgaaactgttttttttttgaggtggGATTTATTGCAATAATTAATTTCGACAAATATATTGAGTAATTTTTCCTTGTAAGAATAATATCTAGCTTTAACATTTAAGTTAACTAGCGTCTTGCGAACAAACCAAGAAGTGCGATTGCTTAGTGATTGTTAAAGTATCAAATAGTGAGCTAGAAATAGTTCAGATTTCTAATAGTTTTTTCAGTAAACTTTTATCTGTTAATGTCATTATAAATGAGAAAAACGGTgctatataatatttagtttgggcCTACACATACTGGTATTTTTGTTACAACATACCCCTGAAGAGGACATTAACAAATTGTTGTTGATCCCAAAAAACAACACATGGTCTTTCTCGTACCACTTGTTATTCTTGAAATGGGTATGCACTGGATCTAGGCCGTAATGAACATGAGGATGGGCTAATGGGCCACTAAGTGCCCCCGAGATGCAAAGGAGACGTCAAATGATTTGGATCAAAAACTTTTCCAGAGACTATGGACTTGCTTGAGTGCTGAGACAATTGCTCTGGTTTGGGCCAATGGTTGCCTTGATGCTTTGTGTTTCTCAGAAGCTTGTTTTGAAAGTGATTCGACCATCTTGACAACAAGAATGACCTAGACTGAACACCCCTTATGGAAGTAAATCTTGAACAAGCAAAGTAGATTGCTACAACCATCATTCGAATTTCGGGGATCCCAAAGCAAACAAGTGTGCTGACACCACTACTAAACAAGCGACTAGGTCTTTTTGTAGTTTATCATGCTGTTCTTCAAATTCCAATTTTGGATCACGAGTATGTATAAACCGATTTGAGTTATAATTCTCATAAATCTCAATTCCAATTCCAATCTTTCTGCCAGAACATATATAACAGAATATATATTACAACATTATGATGATAAATTGAAAACGTTATTTCTCGTCTGTTACTTCAACATATTTAATACATTCTACTTTGAAAAATTAGCAGAGATCTTATTAGTAGACCTCTTGATGGATTCGATTCTTTGTAACCTAATCTGTTCTCTGAACTTAGCAATGAACTCATCAGCCTTCTTGTCCACGTCACTGTGGTTCCCACAAGCTCCTTCCTCTTCTACCTTCTTCTCCTCGATCTCGCTGTGTTCATCATCTTCGTGGACGTCAGCTTCTCTTCTTCTATGCTCTTCATCATCCGATTCCTGAGCTGCCTTGCTTCCCACGAAACCTCTTCCATCATTGTCTTCTCTAGTAACCCTAAGTTCCTTCGACTCTGCGATTGGATCAGACCACCACACCTTTTTAGAAGAGTTTCTTTTCATCTTCTGCTCCGAAGATTTTCTCCGTTCGCTGCTTGCTCTGAGTTTCGTAGGAGGCGACTTATAGTAGTCCATcggcggtggtggtggcggaggcggcggaggaggatgAAACTCACCGCCTGAAAACTTCTTCTTCTGAACCGATTCTCTAGACTCGACGATCCTGCTAACTCCGGGAGAATTATCCTTCCTCGACGCCGAGTTGTAAAACGCCGGTAacggaggaggaggcggaggtGACGGTGGTTGGCGAGACCTCTGCTTCCTGACGGTTTCTTCATCCGTTGTGAGGTTAGGTAAAGGCGTCGACTTTCTCGGCGAAGATGACGTCAGATTCACCGGAGTCTTGATCAACGGCTGAGATTCAACCGTAGCTAGATTCTTGATGGACGTCTGAGATTCAACCTCTGCTGCCGATGATGATCGGGACCTCCATGGAATAGGAGAAGGAAGGACATCGCTGTTATCATCATCACCGAGACTCTTGAGCAGCTCTCTCTTCGATCTCACTCTCTCCCACGGGCCGCCGGGGTGATCAGAAGAAACACGAGAATAGTTCAAGCTACGAACAGGCAAAAGCAGAGGCTTTTCTCTCACCCCTGAGCTAACTCGATCGACGAACCGAGTCTGGTTCTCTCTGGAGAGAACAACCTCTGGAGTTTTCATCTGGTACTTGCTCCTCCACGTCTTAGTTTTACGACGATCGCCTGAGGAATCATCGGACGGCTCGGATTCACTCTCGTGACCCACGTTGAAAACAGAGGATACTCCAAGAAGCTTAGGAACGTAGACATGCGGATTAGTATTGTTGTGATCGTTATCGCTTGATCCTCCGCCTCCGTCGTAGTTCCGGCGGCTTAAGAGGCCGTAAGAGACGGCGAGTCCGACGAAAACGAGGTGGAGAAGCTCGAGGAGTCTTGTTTGGTTAGCGAGCTCCGGTGTCTGAGAGAGGAAGACAGGGACGATGGAGCAGAACACGGCGAGGATTAGGGCTTTGAAGAGGAAGCGAGAGTAGAATTTTCTAGGGTTTTGATCTTCTTTGTTACCCAATTGGGTTGTCTTCTTGGAGCTTCTTCTTTCTACCATTGGAGAGAAAAGTTAGTGTTTGTTGTAAAAAGGTTCTTTATTTGGGAGATGGATAAAATGATTtggaaagaagagagaagacaAGTTAGTGGAGAAATGCCAAGACTTAGAGGTtaagttctgttttttttttcattcttttttgggtttttgaaATATAATGTAAGAAGAGGAATGACATTGAAGAGAATAGAATATGAAATCCAAGTTGATGTGTGAATTCACTACTAacctttatttttttggtttctacTACTCTAACATGCAAACACAAGTTATTTAGGGAATATAATTGAAACAGAGAAATACGACCAAGGCAGCCGATAATCTTTGTCGGCTAATGCAATAAAGGTAGATGATTATTAAAGTTGTTAGCTTTAAAGTGTATAATAAAGAAGGTAATTAgtttgataataaataaaatactatagAGAATATTACAGAGAGGTCGCGTAGGCATATGACCCTGGAAGAATCTGAATTCCTTTCTTTTGGTCTGCTAACGATAAAGCTTTTTTCTTACGCAGTACCCGTCTGAAAACATAGACATGATAGTCCAGTTTCAAATTAGAATATGACAGAATTAGTAACCAAATCACGTTGACATAAGCGATTAgttaaatacatttattataATGTAACGATTAAATGTAAtggtttttagtaattttttttatttaggtaGATATAACTTATTTATTTTGCTTCAGATTTGATGTTTAGTCAAGAATCACCAAAGTAAATTTGACACGTCAAATTGTAAAAAGAGTCTAATCATCATTTCATCACCACATCATTTTGAGACCACTGATGGGGGAGGTGGATCACTGGTCGGCTACCTTTACATACTTTTATATACTTCAAATTCAAGAGATAATGTGTTTAGCTATAATACTTTTTATGCACAAAAGTTATATGTCAAAGTTATTAGATCCATCAACACTGAAAACAACACTTTTGCAGCTAATGGAGGTGACATATGAGTTAGTTTAACTTACGAAACGAACTTCATTTTAACGTCTGAATTAAAGCCATCAGCTTAAATCATACGGACAAAACAAAACCATTACAGCCAATTCTAGATTTTGAGCTATATGATTAGTTGAGATgtagcaaaaaaaattatctttaatttttatctacAACAACATACATATCAATTAtgatttatatagtttttaagcTAATTTTGGTGTGAACTAGAAGAATTAGTCTGCTGGAGATACCTAAACGGCCTATACGAGCCATAATAG contains these protein-coding regions:
- the LOC108824097 gene encoding uncharacterized protein LOC108824097, which gives rise to MVERRSSKKTTQLGNKEDQNPRKFYSRFLFKALILAVFCSIVPVFLSQTPELANQTRLLELLHLVFVGLAVSYGLLSRRNYDGGGGSSDNDHNNTNPHVYVPKLLGVSSVFNVGHESESEPSDDSSGDRRKTKTWRSKYQMKTPEVVLSRENQTRFVDRVSSGVREKPLLLPVRSLNYSRVSSDHPGGPWERVRSKRELLKSLGDDDNSDVLPSPIPWRSRSSSAAEVESQTSIKNLATVESQPLIKTPVNLTSSSPRKSTPLPNLTTDEETVRKQRSRQPPSPPPPPPLPAFYNSASRKDNSPGVSRIVESRESVQKKKFSGGEFHPPPPPPPPPPPMDYYKSPPTKLRASSERRKSSEQKMKRNSSKKVWWSDPIAESKELRVTREDNDGRGFVGSKAAQESDDEEHRRREADVHEDDEHSEIEEKKVEEEGACGNHSDVDKKADEFIAKFREQIRLQRIESIKRSTNKISANFSK